In Candidatus Methylomirabilis tolerans, a genomic segment contains:
- the gmd gene encoding GDP-mannose 4,6-dehydratase has product MKTALITGITGQDGSYLTELLLAKGYTVHGLIRRASTFHTQRLEHLYQDPHDPQASLVLHYGDLADSSQLTNLFYEVRPDEVYHLGAQSHVRVSFDMPDYTGDITGLGTVRLLEAIRKSEVRCRLYQASSSEMFGDAPAPQSEQSPFQPRSPYAAAKLYAYWMVRNYREGYGLFTCNGIMFNHESPRRGETFVTRKITRGVAAILAGRQQKLFLGNLDARRDWGYAPEYVEGMWLMLQQEAPCDLVFGTGETHSVLEFVEEAFGYVDLDWRDYVAEDPRYLRPTEVPLLQADPSEAKRRLGWEPGVTFRDLIRIMLDADLEAAGLPAPGHGKQRLTDGRLEWLRRP; this is encoded by the coding sequence ATGAAGACCGCGCTCATTACGGGGATTACCGGACAGGACGGCTCCTACCTGACCGAGCTGTTGCTCGCCAAGGGCTATACGGTCCACGGGCTGATCCGGCGGGCCAGCACCTTCCATACGCAGCGGCTCGAGCACCTCTACCAGGACCCACACGACCCTCAGGCCAGCCTCGTCCTGCACTATGGCGATCTCGCCGATTCAAGCCAACTCACAAATCTTTTCTACGAGGTCCGACCGGATGAGGTGTATCACCTGGGGGCGCAGAGCCATGTGCGGGTGAGTTTCGACATGCCGGACTACACGGGGGACATCACCGGGCTGGGTACGGTCCGCTTGCTGGAGGCGATCCGCAAGAGCGAGGTCCGGTGCCGACTTTATCAGGCGTCGAGCAGCGAGATGTTTGGGGATGCTCCGGCGCCCCAGAGCGAGCAGAGCCCCTTCCAGCCGCGCAGCCCCTATGCGGCCGCGAAGCTCTACGCCTACTGGATGGTGCGCAATTACCGGGAAGGGTACGGGCTCTTTACCTGTAACGGCATTATGTTCAACCATGAGTCGCCACGGCGGGGGGAGACCTTTGTGACGCGCAAGATTACACGGGGCGTCGCGGCGATCCTGGCAGGACGCCAACAGAAGCTGTTCCTGGGCAACCTCGACGCCAGACGCGACTGGGGCTATGCGCCGGAGTACGTCGAGGGGATGTGGCTGATGCTACAGCAGGAGGCGCCGTGCGACCTGGTCTTCGGAACGGGAGAGACGCATTCGGTGCTGGAATTTGTGGAGGAGGCCTTCGGCTATGTGGACCTGGACTGGAGGGACTACGTGGCGGAGGACCCGCGCTACCTACGCCCGACCGAGGTCCCGCTCCTGCAGGCTGATCCTTCCGAGGCCAAGCGACGGCTCGGGTGGGAGCCAGGGGTCACGTTCCGGGACCTGATCCGGATCATGCTGGACGCCGATCTGGAGGCCGCGGGCCTACCCGCGCCGGGGCACGGGAAGCAGCGCCTGACCGACGGTCGGCTCGAGTGGCTTAGGCGGCCGTGA